A single genomic interval of Dromiciops gliroides isolate mDroGli1 chromosome 1, mDroGli1.pri, whole genome shotgun sequence harbors:
- the FABP5 gene encoding fatty acid-binding protein 5, whose translation MAFPKQLLGKWRLVESKGFDEYMKELGVGMALRKMAGMAKPDVLISENGDVITIKTESSIKTTQFSFKLGEKFDETTADGRKTQTVCTLENDMLVQHQAWDGKESTITRKVEDGKLLVDCVMNGVACHRVYEKAE comes from the exons ATGGCCTTTCCCAAGCAGCTGCTGGGCAAATGGCGCCTCGTGGAAAGTAAAGGATTTGACGAGTACATGAAAGAACTGG GAGTGGGTATGGCCCTGAGGAAAATGGCTGGAATGGCAAAACCAGATGTTCTTATCTCTGAAAATGGGGATGTAATTACCATTAAAACTGAGAGCAGCATAAAAACTACACAGTTCTCTTTTAAACTTGGTGAGAAATTTGACGAAACCACAGCCGATGGCAGGAAAACTCAG actGTTTGTACCCTTGAAAATGATATGTTGGTCCAGCACCAGGCATGGGATGGAAAGGAAAGCACAATAACAAGAAAAGTAGAAGATGGAAAGCTATTGGTG GACTGTGTTATGAATGGTGTGGCTTGCCACAGGGTCTATGAGAAGGCTGAGTAA